A DNA window from Phoenix dactylifera cultivar Barhee BC4 chromosome 13, palm_55x_up_171113_PBpolish2nd_filt_p, whole genome shotgun sequence contains the following coding sequences:
- the LOC103709678 gene encoding gibberellin 2-beta-dioxygenase 2-like, giving the protein MVAASLSSVHGDHFRSLAIPVIDLSCHRALVSELIVRACEEFGFFRVISHGVPHDVVSQMEAAASEFFSLPVAEKQRAGPPNPLGYGSKAIGRNGDFGEVEYLLLHTNPSSISQQAGMISRKSPTDFSCVVNEYVETMQKLACKILELLAEGLGLGDCGVFSRLIRERENDSLLRLNHYPPCHNKEDMMSDRIGFGEHSDPQIITLLRSNDVGGLQILSPSSLDGAVWVPVPPDPNTFHIMVGDLLQAMTNGRLVSVRHRAMVDSYSSRLSMAYFGAPPLHEWISPLPEMITPQMPRCYKSFTWAEYKKAMYSLRLGHNRLDLFRADAIEEHPGLVK; this is encoded by the exons ATGGTGGCGGCGTCTCTAAGCTCCGTGCATGGCGATCACTTTAGGTCACTTGCCATCCCAGTCATCGACCTCTCCTGTCATCGGGCCCTCGTGTCCGAGCTCATCGTGAGGGCCTGCGAGGAGTTCGGTTTCTTTAGAGTGATCAGCCATGGAGTGCCTCACGACGTCGTCTCGCAGATGGAGGCCGCTGCATCAGAATTCTTCTCGCTACCCGTTGCCGAGAAGCAACGAGCCGGTCCTCCGAATCCTCTTGGATATGGGAGCAAGGCCATCGGACGGAATGGAGACTTCGGGGAGGTGGAGTACCTCCTCCTCCACACCAacccttcctccatctcccaACAAGCTGGTATGATATCAAGGAAGAGTCCAACCGATTTCAG CTGTGTGGTGAATGAGTACGTAGAGACTATGCAAAAGCTGGCATGCAAGATACTGGAGCTACTGGCAGAAGGGCTGGGGCTTGGAGACTGTGGGGTATTTAGCAGGCTGATAAGAGAGCGAGAGAATGACTCGTTGCTAAGGCTGAATCACTACCCGCCATGCCATAACAAGGAGGACATGATGAGTGATAGGATTGGATTTGGCGAGCACTCAGACCCTCAGATCATCACTCTCCTCCGATCCAACGACGTGGGAGGACTCCAGATACTCTCTCCCTCATCCTTGGATGGTGCAGTTTGGGTCCCGGTGCCGCCTGACCCTAACACGTTCCATATCATGGTCGGCGATCTGCTTCAG GCTATGACAAATGGAAGACTGGTTAGTGTGAGACACAGGGCCATGGTTGACTCCTACAGCTCAAGGCTCTCCATGGCTTACTTTGGTGCGCCTCCCCTCCATGAATGGATCTCCCCTCTCCCAGAGATGATCACACCCCAAATGCCTCGCTGCTACAAATCCTTTACTTGGGCTGAGTACAAGAAAGCCATGTACTCACTTAGGCTCGGGCACAATCGCCTTGATCTCTTCCGTGCAGATGCAATAGAAGAACATCCTGGGCTGGTAAAATAA